Proteins found in one Panicum hallii strain FIL2 chromosome 4, PHallii_v3.1, whole genome shotgun sequence genomic segment:
- the LOC112888387 gene encoding auxin-responsive protein SAUR32-like, translating to MGVHLLKKQHSSASLGGSSGGPMPPKGCMAVRVVGPGPGGGELEEERFVVPVGYLKHPLFVALLKAAEEEYGFEQKGAITIPCGVDHFRRVQGIIHHQKHHHISGGGHHGHHNHHHHLNIAGCFRA from the coding sequence ATGGGGGTTCACCTGCTCAAGAAGCAGCACTCGTCGGCGTCGCTGGGGGGCTCGAGCGGGGGGCCGATGCCGCCCAAGGGGTGCATGGCGGTGCGCGTGGTGGGGCCCGGGCCCGGCGGCGGGGAGTTGGAGGAGGAGCGGTTCGTGGTGCCGGTGGGGTACCTCAAGCACCCGCTGTTCGTGGCGCTGCTcaaggcggcggaggaggagtaCGGCTTCGAGCAGAAGGGCGCCATCACCATCCCCTGCGGCGTCGACCACTTCCGCCGCGTCCAGGGCATCATCCACCACCAGAAGCACCACCACATCTCCGGCGGCGGGCACCATGGCCAccacaaccaccaccaccacttgAACATCGCGGGGTGCTTCCGCGCCTGA
- the LOC112889341 gene encoding CDPK-related kinase 3-like isoform X1: MGQCYGKAGASSRADQDDIGGVVAPPSPLPANGAPQTPPQQAQVAAPGTPRRRKSGSTTPVHQTPGVAWPSPYPAGGASPLPAGVSPSPARSTPRRFFKRPFPPPSPAKHIKATLAKRLGGGKPKEGTIPEEGGVGPGAAGGGADGAEAERPLDKTFGFGKNFGAKYELGKEVGRGHFGHTCSAVVKKGEYKGQTVAVKIISKAKMTTAISIEDVRREVKILKALSGHNNLVKFYDACEDALNVYIVMELCEGGELLDRILARGGRYTEEDAKAIVVQILSVVAFCHLQGVVHRDLKPENFLFTTRDESAPMKLIDFGLSDFIRPDERLNDIVGSAYYVAPEVLHRSYSMEADIWSIGVITYILLCGSRPFWARTESGIFRSVLRADPNFDDSPWPSVSAEAKDFVKRFLNKDYRKRMTAVQALTHPWLRDEQRQIPLDILIFRLVKQYLRATPLKRLALKALSKALREDELLYLRLQFKLLEPRDGFVSLDNFRTALTRYLTDAMRESRVLEFLHALEPLAYRRMDFEEFCAAAISPYQLEALERWEEIAGTAFQHFEQEGNRVISVEELAQELNLAPTHYSIVQDWIRKSDGKLNFLGFTKFLHGVTIRGSNPRRH; the protein is encoded by the exons ATGGGGCAGTGCTACGGGAAGGCGGGCGCGTCGTCGCGGGCCGACCAGGACGACATCGGCGGGGTGgtcgcgccgccgtccccgcTGCCGGCCAACGGCGCGCCGCAGACGCCGCCGCAGCAGGCGCAGGTAGCCGCGCCCGGCACGCCGAGGCGCCGCAAGTCCGGATCGACCACGCCGGTGCACCAGACGCCAGGGGTCGCCTGGCCGAGCCCGTACCCCGCGGGCGGGGCCAGCCCGCTCCCCGCGGGGgtgtcgccgtcgccggcgaggtCGACGCCCAGGAGGTTCTTCAAGCGGCCCttcccgccgccgtcgccggccaAGCACATAAAGGCCACGCTCGCCAAGCGGCTGGGCGGGGGCAAGCCCAAGGAAGGGACCATACCGGAGGAGGGCGGCGTCGGGCCCGGTGCCGCCGGAGGAGGCGCGGATGGGGCCGAGGCGGAGAGGCCATTGGACAAGACGTTCGGCTTCGGGAAGAACTTCGGGGCCAAGTACGAGCTGGGGAAGGAGGTGGGGAGGGGGCACTTCGGGCACACCTGCTCGGCCGTCGTGAAGAAGGGCGAGTACAAGGGGCAGACCGTCGCCGTCAAGATCATCTCTAAAGCTAAG ATGACGACGGCCATTTCCATTGAGGATGTTCGTAGGGAAGTCAAGATTTTGAAAGCTCTATCAGGGCACAATAATCTTGTCAAATTCTATGATGCATGTGAGGACGCCCTCAATGTCTACATTGTCATGGA ATTATGTGAAGGTGGTGAGTTGCTAGATAGAATTTTGGCCAG AGGCGGGAGATACACAGAAGAAGATGCCAAAGCGATTGTTGTACAAATTTTGAGCGTTGTGGCCTTCTGTCATCTTCAGGGAGTAGTGCATCGCGATTTGAAGCCAGAG AATTTTCTTTTCACAACAAGAGATGAAAGCGCTCCGATGAAGTTGATTGACTTTGGTCTGTCTGATTTTATTAGACCAG ATGAAAGGCTCAATGATATTGTTGGAAGTGCATATTACGTCGCTCCAGAGGTTCTACACAGATCATACAGTATGGAAGCTGACATTTGGAGTATAGGTGTCATAACATACATTCTGCTCTGTGGAAGTCGGCCATTTTGGGCAAGGACAGAATCTGGGATCTTCCGATCTGTGTTGAGGGCTGATCCCAACTTTGACGATTCACCATGGCCTTCAGTATCGGCTGAAGCTAAGGATTTTGTGAAGAGATTTCTGAACAAGGATTACCGCAAAAGAATGACGGCTGTCCAAGCACTGA CTCACCCTTGGTTACGAGATGAACAAAGGCAAATTCCATTGGACATACTCATCTTCAGATTAGTTAAGCAATATCTTCGTGCCACTCCTCTTAAACGTTTGGCATTAAAG GCACTATCTAAGGCTTTAAGGGAGGATGAGCTTTTGTATCTTAGATTGCAATTTAAGCTGCTTGAACCTAGAGATGGATTTGTATCACTTGACAACTTTCGGACG GCCCTTACAAGATATTTGACTGATGCTATGAGGGAATCAAGGGTTCTTGAGTTTTTGCATGCG TTGGAACCACTTGCCTACAGGAGGATGGACTTTGAAGAATTCTGTGCTGCAGCAATCAGCCCTTACCAGCTCGAGGCTTTAGAAAGGTGGGAAGAAATTGCAGGAACAGCCTTTCAGCACTTTGAACAAGAGGGCAACCGCGTTATATCAGTTGAGGAGTTGGCACAG GAACTAAATCTCGCGCCGACTCATTATTCCATTGTGCAAGACTGGATCAGAAAGTCAGATGGCAAGCTAAACTTTCTTGGGTTTACCAAATTTTTGCATGGTGTCACGATACGGGGCTCAAATCCAAGACGACACTAA
- the LOC112889341 gene encoding CDPK-related kinase 3-like isoform X2: MGQCYGKAGASSRADQDDIGGVVAPPSPLPANGAPQTPPQQAQVAAPGTPRRRKSGSTTPVHQTPGVAWPSPYPAGGASPLPAGVSPSPARSTPRRFFKRPFPPPSPAKHIKATLAKRLGGGKPKEGTIPEEGGVGPGAAGGGADGAEAERPLDKTFGFGKNFGAKYELGKEVGRGHFGHTCSAVVKKGEYKGQTVAVKIISKAKMTTAISIEDVRREVKILKALSGHNNLVKFYDACEDALNVYIVMELCEGGELLDRILARGGRYTEEDAKAIVVQILSVVAFCHLQGVVHRDLKPENFLFTTRDESAPMKLIDFGLSDFIRPDERLNDIVGSAYYVAPEVLHRSYSMEADIWSIGVITYILLCGSRPFWARTESGIFRSVLRADPNFDDSPWPSVSAEAKDFVKRFLNKDYRKRMTAVQALTHPWLRDEQRQIPLDILIFRLVKQYLRATPLKRLALKALSKALREDELLYLRLQFKLLEPRDGFVSLDNFRTALTRYLTDAMRESRVLEFLHAEDGL; this comes from the exons ATGGGGCAGTGCTACGGGAAGGCGGGCGCGTCGTCGCGGGCCGACCAGGACGACATCGGCGGGGTGgtcgcgccgccgtccccgcTGCCGGCCAACGGCGCGCCGCAGACGCCGCCGCAGCAGGCGCAGGTAGCCGCGCCCGGCACGCCGAGGCGCCGCAAGTCCGGATCGACCACGCCGGTGCACCAGACGCCAGGGGTCGCCTGGCCGAGCCCGTACCCCGCGGGCGGGGCCAGCCCGCTCCCCGCGGGGgtgtcgccgtcgccggcgaggtCGACGCCCAGGAGGTTCTTCAAGCGGCCCttcccgccgccgtcgccggccaAGCACATAAAGGCCACGCTCGCCAAGCGGCTGGGCGGGGGCAAGCCCAAGGAAGGGACCATACCGGAGGAGGGCGGCGTCGGGCCCGGTGCCGCCGGAGGAGGCGCGGATGGGGCCGAGGCGGAGAGGCCATTGGACAAGACGTTCGGCTTCGGGAAGAACTTCGGGGCCAAGTACGAGCTGGGGAAGGAGGTGGGGAGGGGGCACTTCGGGCACACCTGCTCGGCCGTCGTGAAGAAGGGCGAGTACAAGGGGCAGACCGTCGCCGTCAAGATCATCTCTAAAGCTAAG ATGACGACGGCCATTTCCATTGAGGATGTTCGTAGGGAAGTCAAGATTTTGAAAGCTCTATCAGGGCACAATAATCTTGTCAAATTCTATGATGCATGTGAGGACGCCCTCAATGTCTACATTGTCATGGA ATTATGTGAAGGTGGTGAGTTGCTAGATAGAATTTTGGCCAG AGGCGGGAGATACACAGAAGAAGATGCCAAAGCGATTGTTGTACAAATTTTGAGCGTTGTGGCCTTCTGTCATCTTCAGGGAGTAGTGCATCGCGATTTGAAGCCAGAG AATTTTCTTTTCACAACAAGAGATGAAAGCGCTCCGATGAAGTTGATTGACTTTGGTCTGTCTGATTTTATTAGACCAG ATGAAAGGCTCAATGATATTGTTGGAAGTGCATATTACGTCGCTCCAGAGGTTCTACACAGATCATACAGTATGGAAGCTGACATTTGGAGTATAGGTGTCATAACATACATTCTGCTCTGTGGAAGTCGGCCATTTTGGGCAAGGACAGAATCTGGGATCTTCCGATCTGTGTTGAGGGCTGATCCCAACTTTGACGATTCACCATGGCCTTCAGTATCGGCTGAAGCTAAGGATTTTGTGAAGAGATTTCTGAACAAGGATTACCGCAAAAGAATGACGGCTGTCCAAGCACTGA CTCACCCTTGGTTACGAGATGAACAAAGGCAAATTCCATTGGACATACTCATCTTCAGATTAGTTAAGCAATATCTTCGTGCCACTCCTCTTAAACGTTTGGCATTAAAG GCACTATCTAAGGCTTTAAGGGAGGATGAGCTTTTGTATCTTAGATTGCAATTTAAGCTGCTTGAACCTAGAGATGGATTTGTATCACTTGACAACTTTCGGACG GCCCTTACAAGATATTTGACTGATGCTATGAGGGAATCAAGGGTTCTTGAGTTTTTGCATGCG GAGGATGGACTTTGA
- the LOC112888812 gene encoding NADH dehydrogenase [ubiquinone] 1 beta subcomplex subunit 9, which produces MASTAGYLARRAAQKERVRLLYRRALKDTLNWAVHRHLFYQDASDLRDKFEANRHVDNLDVVDRLIDDAEAQYRNFQHPDPYIVPWAPGGTKFTRNPPPPQGIEIVYNYGKED; this is translated from the exons aTGGCGTCGACGGCGGGGTAcctggcgcggcgggcggcgcagaAGGAGCGGGTGCGCCTGCTCTACCGCCGGGCGCTCAAGGACACACTCAACTGGGCTGTCCATCGCCACCTCTTCTATCAGGAC GCGTCGGATCTCAGGGACAAGTTCGAGGCCAACCGACATGTG GATAACCTGGACGTGGTCGATAGGCTCATCGATGATGCAGAGGCTCAGTACAGGAATTTCCAGCACCCCGATCCCTACATCG TTCCATGGGCACCTGGTGGCACTAAATTCACAAGAAACCCTCCTCCACCTCAAGGG